The nucleotide sequence GGGACCAGCGAAGAACCTGTTGCCGCAGGCGTCAGCGACGGGAACGACGACGACAAGTCCCAAGACGACGAAAGCTGATTTTCGGCTGCCAGTCGACGGCAAGACTTTCCAAACAATCGCAAGCGAGGTCACCCACAGTGGCCTCGCTTTTTCAATGATGTGATCTTTATCGATCCGCCGGCGTTGGTCTCCCGTGGACTAGCCAGCGTTTGCAAAGCGTCCGGATCATCCCACGTAGCGATCGTACAGCGATCGTGCGATCGCGACGTCGCGGGTCCCGCTGATCACGGCCCGGCCGTCCCGAAACAGTGTCAAACTTTGGGATTCGTCCAAATGAAGGCGAACAAAAAAGGGCGTGCACTGGACCCTGCCCAAGTCTTGCCATCGTGCTTCAAACGATGAAAGATCCAACTGTGTTCCCTGACGCGCCGGAACTTGCACGCTTTCACGCCCACACAGTGCGGCGGCCGGCGGCCCGGCGTCGGCGTTCAAGAAATCGCGTCGTTTTCCGACACACGCCGGACACTGCGGATCGACAATCTCCGATGTATCGATCTGTCGAATTTTGTTCTGCCACAGATCGATCGACAATACGGACGTGCGGATGGAAGAACGACTGCCGGCCAGCCACTTGATCGCTTCAGCGGCCTGCAAACTGGCAATCAAATGGGTGGCCGCACCCAAGACACCGGCCGTGTCGCACGTCTGAACCGAACCGGGCGGCGGCAGATCGCGAACAAGGCAGCGAAAGCACGGTTGGCCGGTTCCATCGAATAGACGCACCTGACCGCCGGATCCCACGCATCCACCGTGAATGAACGGGATCTCGTTTTCCAGTGACCAGTCATTGATCAGTAAACGTAATTCGAAGTTGTCACAGGCATCGATGACCAAATCAACTCCGTCTAGTACGCCGGTGATGTTGCCCGGCAAAACATCGACAACTTGCGGTTCGATCTGGATATCCGAATTGATACGTCGCAAGCGGTCGGCTGCGGCGGCCGCTTTGGGCGATCCCGATCGGGCATCGTTTTCGTCAAACAGGGACTGTCGTTGCAGGTTGCTCCATTCCACAATGTCGCGATCGACCAGACGCAATCGGCCGACACCCGCACGGGCCAGCAATTCGGCTGCGACCGTGCCCAAGGCACCACAGCCCACAACCGCCGCCGTCGAATCGCCAATGCGACGCTGTCCCTGATCGCCAATCGTGGACAACTGGATTTGTCGGGCGTATCGGTCTCGGGGGCTATTCAACGGTCTTCCACGTGGCGGAGATATCGGGATTCAATTGCGGCCGGCTCCGCGGATCGATCAACCGGTACCCAACAATGTGCACACCAATGGAAAATTCGTCCATGCACCCGATGGTGGTTCAGCGGGCCGACCTGCTGCGACAGGTTCGACGCTTCTTCGACGATCGCGGCTATTTCGAAGTCCAACCGCCTTGTATGGGACGCGACTGCGTCGTCGATGCCTACTTGGATCCAATTCGTGTTCAGACGTCCGAGTTGGGTTTGGCGACCGATGATGTGCCCCGCCACTTCTTTCTGCAGACATCTCCTGAATCGGCGATGAAACGAATGTTGGCCGGCGGTGCCCCATCGATCTACAGCATCGGGCCGGTATTCCGCAGCGGCGAAGTCGGCCGGCACCACAACGTCGAATTCACGATGTTGGAATGGTATCAACGCGACGGGGATGCCGAGTCCCAGATCGGCCTGTTGAAGGATTTGGCAGAGGTGATCCTGCGGCGGACCGCCACCTCGGTGATCAGCTATCGCGAAGCGTTTCAGCAATCCTTGGGTGTGGACCCGATCGAAGGTGATCTGAAACGTCTGCGTTCCCTCGTACAGCAAAGGGAGCCCGACTTGGCCCAAGATCTGGCCGACGATCGTGACGGGTTGTTGGATGTCTTGTTTTCCGATCGTGTCATTCCGCAGTTGACCAAAGAGTCATCTTGGATCGTTCGGGACTATCCGTTGACGCAAGCGGCACTGGCCCGTCAATCGGCTCGCGATCCGGACTGTGCCGAGCGTTTTGAGTGGTTCGTCGACGGGATCGAATTGGCCAACGGTTATGACGAATTGCTGGACGCAAACGAATTGTTGCATCGGTACGAATCGAACAACCGAAAGCGTGAGGCTGCCGGTCGATCACCGCTAGAAACCGACACCACGTTACTGGCGGCGATGCGGTCGGGGTTGCCCCAATGTGCAGGCGTCGCGCTTGGTTTCGATCGGCTTCTGATGCTTCGAATGGGCGTCGAACATATCGACGATGTCATCCCGTTGCCGATTGACCGAGCATGATTGTCGCAAACCGGTCGGATCGTGCCCGACGCGTGAAGGATTGATTAAAATGGTGATCCACAAACGTGGCTGTTCAAGCTGTTTCGCGACGACAATGGATTCACCGTGCCGGAGAAAGATTCATGAACACATCCGATACCGCACGTCGCTTGGGCGTCAACGCTGCGTTTTTGAAAGACATCAAAGACGATAACCAGCATTTGAAGCAGCTGCTTGATCGGATCGACCCGTTGATCAAGCACCCGACGGTCGCCTGCAACCATTGGTCGGAAATCAGTGCATTGCTGGACGAATTGCGGGACCAGTTGGCTTTCCATTTCTCATTGGAAGAAGCCTACGGGTACTTTGATTCCGCCTTGGACACCGACCCGCTTCGCAGTGCCGAAGCGGAACACTTGCGTGCGGCTCATCCGAAACTATTCGCCCGCATCCGCGACTTGGCTGATCGTGCAGGCGAAACCGCACCTGATGCCGAGACGAAAGTTGCGGCCGTGGTATCCGATTACAGGACGTTTTTTCGCAGTTTCGCGGATCATGAAGAAGCGGAACTTCGATTGATCCTATCCACGTTGGATGATGACATCGGTGTGGGCGATTGATGCACGATTCAGGCCGCTCGGCCCAGCATTGCAAAGAAGCTGGGGACCAAGATTGTGCGAACGTAAAACGTGTCAATCAAAACACCCAGACCTAATGCGAACCCAAGCTGGATGATGCCTTGCAGTGTCGTGGGCTGCTCGACGGCGACCCCTATCCACTGAATCAGGGATGGAAACCATGCCGACGCGGTCATGCTGAAGAACGTCGCCGCCATCACCAATCCGCACGCGGAAATGATGCCGCCGGTTCGCGCGACCGATCGGCGAACGGCCATCAACCATCCGCCTTTGCGCTGTTCTTC is from Crateriforma conspicua and encodes:
- the epmA gene encoding EF-P lysine aminoacylase EpmA — encoded protein: MENSSMHPMVVQRADLLRQVRRFFDDRGYFEVQPPCMGRDCVVDAYLDPIRVQTSELGLATDDVPRHFFLQTSPESAMKRMLAGGAPSIYSIGPVFRSGEVGRHHNVEFTMLEWYQRDGDAESQIGLLKDLAEVILRRTATSVISYREAFQQSLGVDPIEGDLKRLRSLVQQREPDLAQDLADDRDGLLDVLFSDRVIPQLTKESSWIVRDYPLTQAALARQSARDPDCAERFEWFVDGIELANGYDELLDANELLHRYESNNRKREAAGRSPLETDTTLLAAMRSGLPQCAGVALGFDRLLMLRMGVEHIDDVIPLPIDRA
- a CDS encoding hemerythrin domain-containing protein; this translates as MNTSDTARRLGVNAAFLKDIKDDNQHLKQLLDRIDPLIKHPTVACNHWSEISALLDELRDQLAFHFSLEEAYGYFDSALDTDPLRSAEAEHLRAAHPKLFARIRDLADRAGETAPDAETKVAAVVSDYRTFFRSFADHEEAELRLILSTLDDDIGVGD
- a CDS encoding ThiF family adenylyltransferase codes for the protein MNSPRDRYARQIQLSTIGDQGQRRIGDSTAAVVGCGALGTVAAELLARAGVGRLRLVDRDIVEWSNLQRQSLFDENDARSGSPKAAAAADRLRRINSDIQIEPQVVDVLPGNITGVLDGVDLVIDACDNFELRLLINDWSLENEIPFIHGGCVGSGGQVRLFDGTGQPCFRCLVRDLPPPGSVQTCDTAGVLGAATHLIASLQAAEAIKWLAGSRSSIRTSVLSIDLWQNKIRQIDTSEIVDPQCPACVGKRRDFLNADAGPPAAALCGRESVQVPARQGTQLDLSSFEARWQDLGRVQCTPFFVRLHLDESQSLTLFRDGRAVISGTRDVAIARSLYDRYVG